From Methanobacterium congolense, one genomic window encodes:
- the mcrA gene encoding coenzyme-B sulfoethylthiotransferase subunit alpha: MADKKFMEALNKKFKEAPEEKKTTFYSFGGWKQSERKREFVEAGKEVAAKRGIPQYNPDIGCPLGQRVLMPYQVSTTDTFVEGDDLHFVNNTAMQQFWDDIRRTVIVGLGTAHGVIEKRLGKEVSPETITNYLETVNHSMPGAAVVQEHMVETHPALVADSYVKIFTGNDEIADEIDSAFVIDINKMFPDEQAEVLKAEVGDGIWQAVRIPTIVSRTCDGGTTSRWSAMQIGMSMISAYKQCAGEAATGDFAFAAKHAEVIHMGTALPQRRARGENEPGGIPFGYLADICQSSRKYMDDPVRVSLDVVASGAMLYDQIWLGSYMSGGVGFTQYGTAAYTDNILDDFCYYGKEYVEDKFGGLCEAPNNMDTVRDVGSEVTFYGLEQYEEYPALLETQFGGSQRAAVAAAAAGCSTGFATGNAQTGLSAWYLSMYLHKEQHARLGFYGYDLQDQCGASNVFSIRGDEGLPLELRGPNYPNYAMNVGHQGEYAGIAQSAHAARKDAFVFNPLVKIAFADDSLAFDFSEVRAQFAKGALREFEPAGERALISPAK, encoded by the coding sequence ATGGCTGATAAAAAATTTATGGAAGCTTTAAATAAGAAATTCAAAGAAGCCCCAGAAGAAAAGAAAACAACCTTCTACTCATTCGGTGGATGGAAACAGTCCGAGAGGAAAAGGGAATTCGTGGAAGCTGGTAAAGAAGTAGCAGCTAAACGTGGAATCCCTCAGTACAACCCAGACATTGGTTGCCCACTCGGTCAGAGGGTTCTCATGCCTTACCAGGTTTCAACAACCGACACATTCGTTGAAGGTGACGACCTCCACTTCGTAAACAACACTGCAATGCAGCAGTTCTGGGACGATATAAGGAGAACTGTTATCGTCGGATTAGGAACAGCTCACGGTGTTATAGAAAAAAGGTTAGGTAAAGAAGTTAGCCCTGAAACAATCACAAACTACCTGGAAACTGTCAACCACTCAATGCCTGGTGCAGCAGTTGTTCAGGAACACATGGTGGAAACCCACCCTGCACTTGTTGCAGACAGTTACGTGAAAATATTCACAGGTAACGACGAAATAGCAGACGAAATAGACTCTGCATTCGTTATAGACATCAACAAAATGTTCCCAGATGAACAGGCAGAAGTTCTTAAAGCTGAAGTTGGCGACGGTATCTGGCAGGCTGTCAGGATCCCAACAATAGTTTCAAGGACCTGTGATGGAGGTACAACCTCCAGGTGGTCTGCTATGCAGATCGGTATGTCCATGATCTCTGCTTACAAACAGTGTGCAGGAGAAGCCGCAACCGGTGACTTCGCATTTGCTGCAAAACACGCAGAAGTTATACACATGGGTACAGCTCTACCACAGAGGAGGGCAAGAGGAGAAAACGAACCTGGTGGAATTCCATTCGGTTACCTGGCTGACATCTGTCAGTCCTCAAGGAAATACATGGATGACCCAGTAAGGGTAAGTCTGGACGTTGTTGCATCTGGTGCAATGTTATACGACCAGATCTGGTTAGGTTCATACATGTCCGGTGGTGTCGGATTCACACAGTACGGAACAGCTGCTTACACTGATAACATCCTTGACGACTTCTGTTACTACGGTAAGGAGTACGTCGAAGACAAGTTCGGTGGACTATGTGAAGCTCCAAACAACATGGACACAGTACGGGACGTAGGTTCTGAAGTAACCTTCTACGGACTTGAACAGTACGAAGAATACCCAGCACTTCTCGAAACCCAGTTCGGTGGATCACAGAGGGCAGCAGTTGCAGCTGCTGCTGCTGGATGTTCCACAGGTTTTGCAACTGGTAACGCTCAGACTGGTTTAAGCGCATGGTACTTATCCATGTACTTACACAAAGAACAGCACGCACGTCTTGGTTTCTACGGATACGACCTTCAGGATCAGTGTGGTGCATCCAACGTATTCTCCATCAGAGGAGACGAAGGATTACCACTTGAACTTAGGGGACCAAACTATCCAAACTACGCAATGAACGTGGGTCACCAGGGAGAGTACGCAGGTATAGCTCAGTCTGCACACGCAGCACGTAAAGACGCATTTGTATTTAACCCACTGGTTAAAATCGCATTTGCTGATGACAGCTTAGCATTTGACTTCTCAGAAGTACGTGCCCAGTTTGCTAAAGGTGCACTCAGAGAATTCGAACCAGCAGGAGAAAGAGCTCTTATCTCTCCAGCTAAATGA
- the mcrG gene encoding coenzyme-B sulfoethylthiotransferase subunit gamma: MAQFYPGTSQVAQNRRNLCNPDYELEKFREISDEDVVKILGHRAPGEEYPSVHPPLEEMDEPDDVIREMVEPVDGAKAGDRVRYIQFVDSMYFAPAQPYVRSRAYLCRYRGADAGTLSGRQIIEARERDLEKISKELLETEFFDPARTGIRGASVHGHSLRLDEDGVMFDMLRRQVFNKETGKVEAVKDQIGEELDEPVVLGEPLDEATLRAKTTIYRMDGEAYRDDKDAVEVLHRIHVTRSNGGYSPE; encoded by the coding sequence ATGGCACAATTTTATCCCGGAACTAGTCAGGTTGCTCAGAACAGAAGGAATTTATGCAACCCTGATTACGAACTTGAAAAATTTAGAGAAATCTCAGACGAAGATGTTGTGAAAATCTTAGGTCACAGAGCTCCTGGTGAGGAATACCCAAGCGTACACCCACCACTAGAGGAAATGGACGAACCTGATGATGTTATAAGAGAAATGGTCGAGCCAGTTGACGGTGCAAAAGCCGGTGACAGGGTAAGATACATTCAGTTTGTGGACTCAATGTACTTCGCACCAGCTCAGCCATACGTAAGATCAAGGGCTTACCTCTGCAGATACAGAGGAGCTGACGCAGGTACACTCTCCGGAAGGCAGATCATCGAAGCAAGGGAAAGAGACCTTGAGAAGATATCCAAGGAACTCCTGGAAACAGAATTCTTCGACCCAGCACGTACCGGTATAAGGGGAGCAAGTGTACACGGTCACTCCCTAAGGCTCGACGAAGACGGTGTTATGTTCGACATGCTAAGAAGGCAGGTCTTTAACAAAGAAACCGGAAAAGTTGAAGCTGTAAAGGATCAGATCGGTGAAGAGCTGGACGAACCTGTTGTTTTAGGTGAACCACTCGACGAAGCAACCCTTAGAGCAAAAACAACCATCTACAGAATGGATGGTGAAGCTTACAGAGATGACAAAGACGCAGTAGAAGTACTCCACAGGATACACGTAACCCGATCAAACGGTGGATACAGTCCTGAATAA
- the mcrC gene encoding methyl-coenzyme M reductase I operon protein C: MIGKSTHVVDCRETMGMGEGGGIAQRGTFAQCGSEVLAVAMSPGRRHITKPVCEITFALREANIQTSTLVLNAGGGVPQDAPSSGHGSLFGLSLKEIEQIKRHRLVVVHLGGVKHHIIYKARLILRNVDRPCVIICEYPVDFEDFAKIGVKTRAVMPDEPKTKGEIKDIISGVIRGETCPQEKLDEIIRKVRLALGGA; the protein is encoded by the coding sequence ATGATAGGAAAATCCACACATGTTGTAGACTGCAGAGAGACCATGGGAATGGGTGAAGGAGGAGGAATTGCCCAGAGAGGAACCTTTGCACAGTGTGGAAGTGAAGTTTTGGCAGTAGCAATGTCTCCTGGAAGGAGGCACATAACTAAACCTGTTTGTGAAATTACCTTTGCTTTAAGGGAAGCTAACATACAAACAAGTACACTTGTTTTAAATGCAGGCGGCGGTGTTCCGCAGGACGCCCCATCATCTGGCCATGGAAGCCTTTTCGGACTCAGTCTCAAGGAGATCGAGCAGATAAAACGGCACAGGCTGGTTGTTGTACACCTTGGAGGTGTGAAGCATCACATCATATACAAGGCTAGGTTGATTCTGAGGAATGTTGACAGGCCATGTGTTATTATATGTGAATATCCCGTTGACTTTGAGGATTTTGCAAAGATAGGTGTCAAAACAAGAGCCGTTATGCCTGATGAGCCTAAAACCAAAGGTGAAATCAAGGATATCATAAGCGGCGTTATCAGAGGAGAAACCTGTCCCCAAGAGAAGTTGGATGAAATTATTAGAAAAGTAAGATTAGCATTAGGAGGTGCATGA
- the mcrD gene encoding methyl-coenzyme M reductase operon protein D, producing the protein MDIEIFPHRLLSADTTERLLNDLEKIEGVERMVLHGQRLPQGSDNPDRRTIKINGEEVELQIKTGRVLMEIDSEETIDEVREICEEHLPFGYNIHMGLFIRKQKTVTDQIKYGEKLEEVSEDMIGLTDQNAKLSERARVLKRKE; encoded by the coding sequence ATGGACATTGAAATATTTCCACACAGGTTGTTAAGCGCAGACACAACAGAAAGATTGTTAAATGATCTTGAAAAAATTGAAGGCGTTGAAAGGATGGTTCTTCATGGACAGAGACTTCCTCAGGGCTCCGATAACCCAGATCGCCGAACCATAAAGATCAATGGTGAGGAAGTTGAGTTACAGATTAAAACTGGACGAGTTCTAATGGAAATCGACAGTGAAGAAACGATCGATGAAGTAAGAGAAATTTGCGAAGAACATCTGCCCTTTGGATACAACATACACATGGGTTTGTTCATACGAAAACAGAAAACAGTTACAGATCAGATAAAATACGGAGAAAAGCTGGAAGAAGTCTCAGAGGACATGATCGGTTTAACCGATCAGAACGCGAAACTCAGTGAACGAGCTAGAGTACTTAAAAGGAAAGAATAA
- the mcrB gene encoding coenzyme-B sulfoethylthiotransferase subunit beta, which yields MAKFEDKIDLYDDRGNLVEEQVPLEALSPLRNPAIKAIVQGVKRTVAVNLEGTENALRNATVGGKACKILGRELDLDIVGNAEAIAEKAKEMIQVEAGDNTNVELLAGGKRALVQIPTARFEAAAEYSAAPLVTASAFMQAIIDVCDVNMYDANMVKAAILGRYPQTVDFMGGNLATMLDVPQKLEGAGYALRNIMVNHVVATTLKNTMQSSALSSILEQAAMFEMGDAVGAFERMHLLGIAYQGFNADNLVFDLVKANGKEGTVGSVVADVVERAEADGVIKVDKDLNGFKLYGTDDVAKWNAYAAAGMMAATMVSTGAARACQSVASALLYYNDIIEFETGLPGVDFGRVEGTAVGFSFFSHSIYGGGGPGIFNGNHVVTRHSKGFAIPCVAAAMSLDAGTQMFSPEATSGLIKDVFSQVDAFREPLKYVVEAAVDIKDKV from the coding sequence ATGGCAAAGTTTGAAGATAAGATCGACTTGTACGACGACAGAGGCAATCTTGTTGAAGAACAAGTACCACTCGAAGCCCTCAGTCCATTAAGGAACCCTGCAATTAAAGCAATTGTTCAGGGAGTTAAAAGGACTGTAGCTGTAAACTTAGAAGGTACAGAAAACGCTTTAAGAAATGCAACTGTTGGTGGAAAGGCATGTAAAATCCTAGGTAGGGAACTAGATCTCGATATAGTAGGAAATGCAGAAGCCATAGCAGAAAAAGCAAAAGAAATGATACAAGTTGAAGCAGGCGACAACACAAATGTTGAGTTACTCGCAGGCGGAAAAAGAGCACTTGTACAGATACCAACCGCAAGGTTTGAAGCAGCAGCTGAATACTCAGCAGCTCCATTAGTAACAGCATCTGCATTCATGCAGGCCATAATCGATGTTTGTGATGTGAACATGTACGACGCAAACATGGTTAAAGCAGCAATACTAGGTAGATACCCACAGACAGTTGATTTCATGGGTGGAAACTTAGCAACCATGCTCGACGTGCCTCAGAAACTTGAAGGTGCAGGTTACGCACTAAGGAACATCATGGTTAACCACGTTGTTGCAACAACCCTCAAAAACACCATGCAGTCCTCTGCTCTATCCAGTATATTAGAACAGGCCGCAATGTTTGAGATGGGTGATGCAGTAGGAGCATTTGAAAGAATGCACCTCTTAGGAATTGCATACCAGGGATTCAACGCTGACAACTTGGTCTTCGATCTCGTAAAAGCAAACGGTAAAGAAGGTACAGTTGGTTCAGTCGTAGCAGACGTTGTTGAAAGGGCAGAAGCTGACGGTGTAATCAAAGTAGACAAAGACCTCAACGGATTCAAATTATACGGCACAGACGACGTAGCAAAATGGAACGCATATGCTGCTGCTGGTATGATGGCTGCTACAATGGTCAGTACCGGTGCTGCAAGGGCTTGTCAGAGTGTTGCTTCAGCACTTCTATACTACAACGATATAATCGAATTTGAGACTGGATTACCAGGCGTAGACTTCGGTAGAGTAGAAGGTACAGCTGTAGGATTCTCCTTCTTCAGCCACTCCATATACGGTGGTGGAGGTCCAGGTATCTTCAACGGTAACCACGTTGTTACAAGGCACAGTAAAGGATTTGCTATACCATGCGTTGCAGCTGCAATGTCATTAGACGCAGGTACACAGATGTTCTCCCCAGAAGCAACCTCCGGATTAATAAAAGATGTATTCAGCCAAGTTGATGCATTCCGTGAACCACTTAAATATGTCGTGGAGGCAGCAGTCGACATAAAGGACAAAGTCTAA
- the mmp10 gene encoding methyl coenzyme M reductase-arginine methyltransferase Mmp10 (Mmp10 (methanogenesis marker protein 10) is a cobalamin-requiring radical SAM methyltransferase that creates the methylarginine modification to methyl coenzyme M reductase.): MQIIADVGGIPGKDCRGFCKYCYFRKVKGNDPFGCRYCSPGRVGCESCTTGVRETKNEFIPPFMVLGSVQNSIMMGNYHDNDLKVNISGGGDVSCYPQLLELAAGLNQWKLPIHLGYTSGKGIDDSKVAEDLISLGVNEVTFTVFSTDPKLRKEWVLDQKPEESMKALEIFCQNSEVHAASVIVPGVNDGEKLFETCSKLEEWGAKAFILMRFANYRNQGLILGNEPIIEGVESHSLDEFDELVKTVNKEFNLRVTGTPVCDPENDTPFAISKDKNREYLDILSEVTSEATILTSKVSAPFIEKIIKNIGAEDLVNVVAADQDIGCLITHEDLEKIDLGDLTETVLLPGRAYVHNKRAQEILSRDGVDRIVTRGPEKLSVDGEMSGTLTREEVLKKELIAFEDLIEAINFFGVRKKPIKR, from the coding sequence ATGCAGATTATAGCAGATGTAGGCGGAATACCTGGTAAAGACTGCAGAGGGTTCTGTAAATACTGTTACTTCAGAAAAGTAAAAGGAAATGACCCTTTTGGATGTAGGTACTGCTCACCAGGAAGGGTTGGGTGTGAAAGCTGCACAACTGGAGTCAGAGAAACAAAAAACGAATTTATACCCCCATTTATGGTTTTAGGCTCAGTTCAAAATTCCATTATGATGGGAAACTACCATGATAATGACCTGAAGGTAAATATAAGTGGAGGAGGAGATGTAAGCTGTTACCCTCAGTTGTTAGAACTTGCAGCAGGATTGAATCAATGGAAACTCCCAATACACTTGGGTTACACCAGTGGGAAAGGTATAGATGATTCAAAAGTTGCAGAGGATTTAATTTCCCTCGGTGTTAATGAGGTTACCTTTACTGTTTTCTCAACGGATCCTAAACTTCGGAAGGAGTGGGTGCTGGACCAGAAACCTGAAGAGTCCATGAAAGCCCTGGAGATATTCTGCCAGAACAGTGAGGTTCATGCAGCATCTGTCATAGTTCCAGGTGTTAACGACGGTGAAAAACTCTTTGAAACCTGCAGCAAACTGGAAGAATGGGGTGCAAAGGCATTCATACTTATGAGGTTTGCAAATTACCGTAATCAGGGACTCATACTTGGAAATGAACCCATAATTGAAGGTGTGGAATCCCACAGTTTAGATGAGTTTGATGAGCTCGTTAAAACCGTTAACAAGGAGTTCAACCTCAGAGTTACAGGCACTCCAGTATGTGACCCTGAAAATGACACACCATTTGCAATTTCAAAGGATAAAAACAGGGAATATCTTGATATATTATCTGAAGTCACATCTGAAGCCACCATTCTCACAAGTAAGGTTTCAGCACCTTTCATTGAAAAGATAATTAAGAACATCGGAGCTGAAGACCTTGTGAACGTTGTTGCAGCAGACCAGGACATAGGCTGTCTCATAACCCACGAAGATCTTGAGAAGATCGACCTGGGTGATCTTACTGAAACTGTACTGCTCCCCGGAAGGGCATACGTTCATAATAAAAGGGCCCAGGAGATATTGAGCCGTGATGGTGTGGACAGAATCGTTACAAGGGGTCCTGAAAAATTATCAGTTGACGGAGAGATGAGTGGAACCCTTACACGTGAAGAAGTCCTTAAAAAAGAGCTTATAGCATTTGAAGATTTGATTGAAGCTATAAACTTCTTTGGAGTTAGAAAAAAACCTATTAAAAGGTAA
- a CDS encoding methyl-coenzyme M reductase glutamine C-methyltransferase — protein sequence MNKKELNITVLTPEFYNYGALLIAGILKEAGYNVNLQKGFNQPIHTDITFLSLHSTIHLLKYKEAISCIDALKIVGGPVSRVPELVFQNLDVDVVMVGEAEVSVLKLMAALENGFRVEDLHDVNGLAFKDGGTLQKNPAAERVSMVRPLPLIPHDISSENIRGANIYIETHRGCPGSCTFCQVPCFFGREVRSRAHEDVIREVKAFLKAGARRIAVSGGTGTLYGSNKFRNLDENAFTNLLRDISTLTGPQNLTIPDIRVDLISPDILQALRSYTNGWVYFGIESGSPRILRSMKKGIKVDDVNEAVEMARNYGLKIAGSFIVGYPGEEEEDFQATVDLADELMLDDYFVSIAEPIPGTVLAEEVKKLPDEKNALFQEAEEYKRQGLSLAEERALKLMMDSFVFRSMPVPMTENLFKTLLDEVKSQGRHIKTVTHLIKGL from the coding sequence ATGAATAAAAAAGAACTGAACATAACTGTACTGACACCTGAATTCTACAATTACGGTGCACTGTTAATTGCAGGAATTTTAAAGGAAGCGGGGTATAATGTAAACCTTCAAAAAGGTTTCAACCAGCCCATACATACAGACATCACTTTTTTAAGCCTTCACTCCACGATACACCTTCTGAAATATAAAGAAGCCATATCATGTATAGATGCTCTGAAGATCGTTGGAGGTCCTGTGAGCAGAGTTCCAGAGCTTGTTTTTCAGAATCTGGATGTTGATGTGGTTATGGTTGGAGAAGCTGAAGTAAGTGTTCTCAAACTTATGGCTGCACTGGAAAATGGTTTTAGAGTTGAGGATCTGCATGATGTGAATGGTCTGGCATTTAAAGATGGTGGAACCCTTCAAAAAAACCCAGCTGCCGAAAGAGTTTCAATGGTAAGACCATTACCACTCATACCTCATGATATTTCTTCAGAAAATATACGAGGGGCCAACATTTACATTGAAACCCACAGAGGCTGTCCTGGAAGCTGCACCTTCTGTCAGGTGCCCTGCTTCTTTGGAAGGGAAGTGAGAAGCAGAGCCCATGAGGATGTTATAAGAGAGGTTAAGGCCTTCTTAAAGGCAGGTGCAAGGAGAATCGCAGTGAGTGGTGGTACAGGAACACTCTACGGCAGCAACAAATTCCGAAACCTTGATGAAAATGCATTCACAAACCTTTTAAGGGATATAAGCACTTTGACAGGTCCCCAAAACCTCACAATTCCAGATATAAGGGTGGATCTCATAAGTCCAGATATCTTGCAGGCGTTGCGTAGCTACACCAATGGATGGGTTTACTTTGGAATAGAATCTGGAAGTCCCAGGATCCTCAGGAGCATGAAGAAGGGAATAAAAGTTGATGATGTAAACGAAGCTGTTGAAATGGCCCGTAACTATGGACTTAAAATTGCAGGTTCCTTCATAGTGGGATACCCCGGTGAGGAAGAGGAAGATTTCCAGGCAACAGTTGATCTCGCAGATGAATTGATGCTGGATGATTACTTCGTGAGCATAGCTGAACCTATACCTGGAACCGTACTTGCAGAGGAGGTAAAGAAACTTCCAGATGAAAAGAATGCTCTTTTTCAGGAGGCTGAGGAGTACAAAAGGCAGGGTTTGAGTCTTGCAGAGGAAAGGGCCCTTAAACTCATGATGGATTCCTTCGTTTTCAGGAGCATGCCTGTGCCCATGACCGAGAATTTATTTAAAACCCTTTTAGATGAAGTTAAATCACAGGGCAGACATATAAAAACAGTTACACATTTAATTAAAGGATTATAA
- a CDS encoding Mrp/NBP35 family ATP-binding protein has product MVKNLSEEEKQKLQVMEQEIKITKNMSRIKHKVAVMSGKGGVGKSTVSANLASAFAGSGFKTGVLDSDLHGPNIPQMFGMEISQLQCTQEGIKPLETDDGIKVMSTEILLPSNEPLIWRGPKKTGAIRQFLSDVLWGDLDVLVIDCPPGTGDEPLTVLQSIPALDGVVVVTTPHPVALDDVERSIKMVQALNIPVLGVVENMSTFKCPHCGEEIPIFGKNGGKQLAEDLNIPLLGALPLYQNEDEGGLKNPEFLENFSKIVEKIVEVLDK; this is encoded by the coding sequence ATGGTAAAAAATCTCAGTGAAGAAGAAAAACAGAAATTACAGGTTATGGAACAGGAAATCAAGATCACCAAGAACATGAGCCGCATCAAACATAAGGTTGCAGTTATGAGTGGTAAAGGGGGTGTGGGGAAATCTACAGTATCTGCAAACCTAGCATCTGCCTTTGCAGGGAGCGGTTTTAAAACAGGGGTACTGGATTCTGACCTTCACGGCCCAAACATACCTCAAATGTTTGGAATGGAAATATCCCAACTTCAATGCACTCAAGAAGGTATAAAACCCCTTGAAACTGATGACGGTATCAAGGTCATGTCAACTGAGATACTTCTACCCTCCAACGAACCCCTCATATGGAGAGGTCCCAAAAAGACCGGTGCAATCAGACAGTTCCTGTCTGATGTTCTCTGGGGTGATCTGGACGTTTTAGTGATAGACTGTCCTCCAGGAACAGGTGATGAACCTTTAACTGTTCTGCAGTCCATCCCAGCCCTGGATGGTGTTGTCGTGGTCACAACGCCCCATCCTGTGGCACTGGATGATGTTGAACGTTCCATCAAGATGGTTCAGGCACTCAATATCCCTGTTTTGGGTGTTGTGGAGAACATGTCAACCTTCAAATGCCCCCACTGCGGTGAAGAAATCCCAATATTTGGAAAGAATGGAGGAAAACAACTGGCAGAAGATCTGAATATACCCCTTCTTGGAGCCTTACCTCTCTATCAGAATGAAGATGAAGGAGGACTCAAAAATCCTGAATTCCTTGAAAATTTCTCAAAAATAGTTGAAAAAATAGTTGAAGTCCTTGATAAGTAA
- a CDS encoding NifB/NifX family molybdenum-iron cluster-binding protein — MGDDQIKNILFPTEDEMGLNSPICPHFGKTPYLTLLKVEDDIIMDLKVFETQGRHAGGHATAAEVVLINDGDVVICGNLGGKAVEILGNGGVQVFSGANGTVSQAFHQWKNEDLKPGSLEPCTEGHH, encoded by the coding sequence ATGGGAGATGATCAAATTAAAAATATACTTTTTCCAACAGAGGATGAAATGGGTTTAAATTCTCCAATTTGCCCTCATTTTGGTAAAACACCTTATTTAACACTTCTAAAAGTTGAAGATGATATTATAATGGATTTAAAAGTTTTTGAAACTCAAGGAAGACATGCTGGAGGTCATGCAACTGCTGCGGAGGTTGTACTCATCAACGATGGAGATGTTGTGATCTGTGGAAATTTAGGGGGTAAGGCTGTTGAAATCCTCGGTAACGGTGGCGTTCAGGTATTTTCTGGAGCCAATGGAACGGTTAGTCAGGCTTTTCATCAGTGGAAGAATGAAGATCTGAAGCCAGGATCACTTGAACCATGCACAGAAGGTCACCATTAG
- a CDS encoding DUF134 domain-containing protein codes for MPRPRRSRRVFGEPQFRCFKPEKGTDKEPVLITLDEFESVRLKDYQKIQQKKAAELMGISQPTFHRTLTSAREKIAKALVEGKIINIKGGICMNDEKRYRCSKCGFEWHSPTKEYDSCPDCGSEEIVSLRSEVQNLGQPGMGMRRSFGGPGRRAGPPSVCKCTKCGYETEKTPGIPCREDKCPKCGGSMCGAD; via the coding sequence ATGCCTAGGCCAAGACGATCGAGAAGAGTGTTTGGTGAACCCCAGTTTCGATGCTTCAAACCAGAAAAAGGTACTGATAAGGAGCCAGTTTTGATCACACTGGATGAATTTGAGTCTGTAAGATTGAAGGATTACCAGAAAATCCAGCAGAAGAAAGCAGCTGAACTCATGGGGATATCACAGCCAACCTTCCACAGAACCCTTACTTCCGCGCGGGAAAAAATAGCAAAGGCCCTGGTGGAGGGTAAAATAATAAACATCAAAGGAGGAATCTGTATGAATGATGAAAAAAGGTACAGATGCAGTAAATGCGGTTTTGAATGGCACAGTCCAACCAAAGAGTATGATTCATGTCCTGACTGTGGTTCTGAGGAAATAGTGTCCCTGAGAAGTGAAGTTCAGAATCTGGGACAGCCTGGAATGGGAATGAGAAGATCCTTCGGAGGTCCAGGAAGAAGGGCAGGACCACCAAGTGTTTGTAAATGCACCAAATGTGGATATGAAACTGAAAAAACTCCGGGAATACCATGCAGGGAAGATAAATGCCCTAAATGTGGAGGCTCCATGTGTGGGGCTGATTGA
- a CDS encoding metallophosphoesterase, translating to MRTILQYMAFISLFFLGFLALNYGIFYSMAFLLGLSHNTAFYVLMVVAAVSYPAAALIERTISNDLTRVFYTAASAWMGISFYLLSFLVIYGLTSLFIKIPHETAGILIGVLTVAVSFYSILKSSDLKIKEVEVHLNNLKKDLNVVQLSDIHIGSIRNSGYMERIVNETNKLDPEMVFITGDMVDGSARLHKHTFKSINALKAPVFFVTGNHDFYEGMDEVLRVLDDINIRILRNELVEHGGLQIIGVEYSYGRKNLENALSKMNINPEKPSVLLYHLPQEVEAANAAGINLQLSGHTHAGQMIPLNLIVKLMFPYLRGFYKYKDTKIYVSQGTGTWGPPMRLGSRCEITSIHLKPVK from the coding sequence GTGAGAACCATCCTCCAGTACATGGCATTCATATCATTATTCTTTTTAGGTTTTTTAGCTTTGAATTACGGTATTTTCTATTCAATGGCCTTTTTACTGGGATTATCCCATAACACAGCCTTCTACGTTTTGATGGTTGTTGCAGCAGTTTCGTATCCTGCAGCTGCACTCATTGAAAGAACTATTTCAAACGATTTAACACGTGTTTTCTACACCGCAGCATCTGCATGGATGGGAATCTCATTTTATCTCCTATCATTTCTTGTAATCTATGGATTAACCTCGCTCTTCATTAAAATACCTCATGAAACAGCTGGAATTTTGATAGGAGTTCTAACAGTTGCTGTAAGTTTTTACTCCATATTAAAAAGTTCTGATTTAAAGATAAAAGAGGTTGAAGTGCATTTAAATAATCTTAAAAAGGATTTGAATGTTGTTCAGCTCAGTGACATCCACATCGGTTCAATAAGAAATTCAGGTTACATGGAACGTATAGTCAATGAAACCAATAAATTGGATCCTGAAATGGTTTTCATAACTGGAGATATGGTTGATGGAAGTGCAAGACTTCATAAACATACTTTTAAATCAATAAACGCTTTAAAAGCACCAGTATTTTTTGTCACTGGAAACCATGATTTTTATGAGGGAATGGATGAAGTTTTAAGGGTACTGGATGACATCAATATCAGAATTCTTAGAAACGAACTGGTTGAACATGGTGGACTTCAGATCATCGGCGTGGAGTACTCCTACGGGAGAAAGAATCTTGAAAATGCCCTCTCGAAGATGAACATAAACCCTGAAAAACCTTCAGTGCTCCTCTATCACCTTCCACAGGAGGTTGAAGCAGCAAATGCTGCAGGAATAAACCTTCAACTTTCAGGTCACACCCACGCAGGGCAGATGATTCCCCTCAATCTTATTGTTAAATTGATGTTCCCGTATCTGAGAGGTTTTTACAAGTACAAAGACACAAAAATCTATGTTTCTCAGGGAACAGGAACATGGGGACCTCCAATGAGGCTTGGATCCCGCTGTGAAATCACTTCCATTCATTTAAAACCAGTCAAGTGA